Within the Rosa rugosa chromosome 2, drRosRugo1.1, whole genome shotgun sequence genome, the region atccacacatacacaagtaggacttggttgtaataatggtgattggggtttagcttagcatgattcagacaagtatgattcatatcctcacaaggtatatccactctttcttctctcagatcatggcaatgcttaaaagcttattcactcaagtatatgtgaaagataaacaaagtgtatcacatatatataaacgaaagcacatatatttttcttttaagatctcatgaaggataccaactacttgcacgaatggactgccataggttcaactcttgtaactcatctccacatcaaaggctgtcccatcttaaggatcaagaaggtcctctcaaaggttgtaatggggctaaggctcaaggtttaaagaaatgaaaggtaaggattatcaaagtgtcctaaaaacctagtagagctcatatgaatgtagagatctcgaaatatttcaccaaggcattgcaaaaacgtcacttctccatagaggtaatataagagggccaaatgtcttcatgttgggcccaatcttcaatataaacttcccttgaactctagtgaaatggacaaaggccaaatttttctgtagtgggccttcaattcaaagcaaactccaaaatcactaagtatgggggatgaaagtccataaacatatatttttttttctttttttctttttagccgtacacaatttttctcttttcttttcatttttcacggcttcaacatatctttttctttatggacaagtctatccccacacttgaactttcacctcttctcaatcttcatccttagcaccaaacccatgtagtatgtctcaaaagatagctccactaagtccttagaacaaagggtagggttgtaactatactaagcttcatggttaaggattttaagggtgatgaacgaaaaggcttaatgtaggctcaaaggggcttatctaagggggtcccacgacgggcacaaatggggacacaagtttatttggcaatggtggtaattcctagagaacctctatcccttccagaatcagggccatgtattgatatcacgtctcaacaagcacaagagcgaattctagcattctctagtccattaaacttaatctatggcaagcagtcaatcaagatgaaagaataatgagatcatcaaaacatcgccaagaaattaagaatatatttttcatttcactccaagaaaaagggacatggttcaattatctcacatggctttatgaatcacaactcatcttaacatgctcatattctgtaccaaggtcatgcaatccatatccactacaaggcacacatttttcatatatctcaattaaccaaagaataccatgtttaaaatcatctcaatgttgtgatcctcttttagtcatgatttcagagatatagaatcatcccagacagttgaaaggcatcctaagactcaaaacaaaaacaaaagcaacgaaattttttatatttctgacatttttcgatttttttgttttgttttctttttatgacaaaaactaactacaagcattaatccttccccccacacttaaatcatacattgtcctcaatgttaaacaagttagagcatgcaatgaacaattatcatgtgaatggaatgattaactcaagaaaacctaaaaacaaaaactaaaaaagcaaataacaaagatacaatcagaaaatagtaatagaggagatagagtttaagagagcaaatctgcgttgatggctcctccacagctacggttgaaatgggttgcctcccatgcagcgcttaatgtttaaagtctttcagcctagacttgtacctccatttactcctttggaggagcggtatgcgggcgagtggcagccttcttgctggtttcagccttcggaggagggttctgatggagtgacataaataaaaaaaaacgggggaggcaaggttcgaaaccttaacctgctacacgaaacctttgtccccaaccactggagcacaagctgtgcttaatataatgtgtacaaattttatacttattatgtcataaacgaacataataaaaataaacgagaggcgaggttcgaacctcagacctcttgtacacgaactttacactcaaccactcgagcacggctgctcacgttattatccataccaatccttttatttaaaccaactgtttcaactgtttcaacaattcggcacaaaacatccaagactgttgcagaaacccagcccaactcatccaaaactgtttcagaaactcggcccatcatgtccaaaactgtttctgaaactcggcccatcaggcctccacccacagctacagtgatgccttgatccgagacaggcccaagtacggcccacttgtgtcacggcttatcccttccgtgatttacggcagtcaaatctgctttcggctacagctgtctgccacagcgcctcgagattccctcggtccccttacacgctctccacgcgccaacaacttttccgggtttcagggcgactttaatccaacgcgtagaatgaatcacaggaatcgtccatccaacggtggagatctgctcacctcgctctataaataggtgcattctgagggcgcaactgttcactccaaaggaacgaaaatctctcctgagttccagcccctttctcccaactcttcagctttcctcttctttcaaaactcaaaatatttcttcttcgattcaatccttctcttctgatcttctctcccatctagttgattcaatcccatctttcctctgaactttcagatctccaacacaccatcatcatccttaatccctttaacaacaactccttcaaacactcgacaactttactcttcgatcttcacatcccctcaacccatcaccatggaaccacgaactctgcaactgatggagctacaaacccagcaacaaatcgaggatggaggaaacaaccaagcagccgggagtagtgccaacacagatttctggcgaagccgtgccaggtgggttcctactccagatcaaataaggatcctcaaggatctttactacgacaagggagttacgtgcccaactacagagcatattcacgagatctgtctccagctgaaccagtatggacatgttgagggcaagaacatttatttttggttccagaatgtcagggctcgagagaagcagatgaagaggtgcaatcaggctgctcaagtgcccatgggaactagttctcctggtactggtggatccattgatctcaattttgggccagctggttctactggtgctggtggatccatcgacatcaattttgggccagctggtggatccattgacatcaattttgggtccactagttctactgatgatggtagatccattaatctcaactttggttccaccgattctactggtaatgaaggatttcttgatttaaattttgtttcatattcttcctcacacttcaacactaataccagtacaactcttttggcacaacaggaggacaaacatccctgcaacaacgaggaggagattaccaggagattgaaacccttccattgttccccatgcatggtgaggacatcttgggcatcatgaagactacttccgagagaggtagcggttatggcggtggctctcacatttcccttgagctcagcctcaactcctacagagatgcagacatggcttagtatagagtattattattattattattattattattattattattattattttttttttttttttttttggtaaatagctgaatttaataagactgaatgaatgcatattttttttatttatttatttatttatttatttatttatttatttttttattattattattatttttatttttattttttattttttattttattattattattattattttttaaaaatataggactcaaaaatatttataggactcaaaatgaaagacaaaaatatttataggattcaaaatgaaagacaaaaatataaatcccttcccccacacttaaatattacattatcctcaatgtaatcaattaaaagcatgcaatgaaataagtaagcatatagggatggaatttacgaaaataactactacaacaaaaagaaaatggaggagtaaaaggggaagagaaagcaaatctgattatattctgaattgggttgcctcccaagcagcgcttgtattttacgtcttgcagccagacggtacctacattaaataaagttagtaacttaatattaacaaagaaatacaaaaaaaataaacaagtaactatgaattacaaactacaagtataattaacaagtattttgtacataagacacaagttaagtacacaagtgagtataaaacgtaaaaagtatttttacaagtataaagtgtgaaacaacaaaataatttacacgtaaagagtatgcacaagtatttcttttgttataaacattattgatatcaaatctaattccaagcggtaaatcaagtggacgtgcggcccaagtatagtcgtctagacacaaagtccctcctacatccgttgggcaaccttactgaaatggccaggtaggggagggtgaacacgagaggaaaaatccattttggcatgagctaagcccatttatatgcacttctggattcaaaaacccgtcatgaacgttatccccttcctagacaccatctcacataggatattcttactaggatgtaaaaggttctaagtgtgttagacagttcaatgaatgttaataaaagccgccctcaaccttaagggacctgaactaggtaccaataaggggtttaggccaatattaataaacacgacttcacctattccttctttaatttacaactcacaattaaactcgtattcaacaataaaaaaaaaaaaaaaaaaaaacaacctagttaatttaaactaagtatcaaacagtttatatacaacaattataaacaaaaacaagtgatttttcaattccccggcaacagcgccaaaaattgatacgctcaaagcaagcgcataatttaaccctgaaaacatcgttagtagtataagcaaatagggatcgttctattccggggattgagggtacacctgtcattgtcaaaaacaaataaagaattaaaataataaagtaaaaagtattatgtacaaaaataaaataaagaataaaaatatatacaagttaatataaaaaggggggttttgagattatagaattggaattaaaattaaatgaaataaagaaagtgtaaaaacacatatacaagggtggaacacaagaaacaaagatcaaaactacaatcatatgaatgaaatccaattacaattcctatagttgattatctatgtcatgagaaataagttgaccatgtgaaacattcgaagcaaatgatttcccatattttactttccttgaatatttaatctaagtgaaagcacctaaattaaacctattgaacatgcaatcatagtctagaaagctagctaatcaagaacacattcaatgcatgaagaacaaagaaaggatgtcaaccaaagtgcacaacctagtatgaaaaagtccatctatttgcaatcctccttaattgatttcgacttttgtccaaagcctttactacttaaatctagcaccaattacatgcatatatcctaagttggccatcaaagaacacatacatataaaagttttccataatccaaaatcaattaagcaatctcacataagcaacataaaaatcaacataaagaaatcacaatttttattcaaacatagaaattgggcttaaactttgcccttaatgttattgttaactagaaacaaattcctacgaaattaaataaggaaaaagaatgaattacaccgtgagttggagatggagatggagtgcttgaaacgttgaaatcttgaatcttggaagcaagccttcaaggtggacgatggaggatatgatattcccggctccttcttcttcttcttcttcttacttgaaaacgcagaattttgcaactagagaatggagagaaaaatggaatggaaatggagagacaaagaagatgaaatggatgaaggaatgtttttttttagagtgagaggagaaggtgtttatatagggaagaaaaagaagagtgaaatgataaatggaagaaaaataatgaaagtggtttgtaaaatatggaaaagatggagtaatgatgaaatgaaagcaaggcatgaaggtgtagaagtatggaagtgatgatgatctattggagcagaaaaatatatccaaggaaaaagagaaaaagcatctagctttcttcatgtgggtaggaaacttgaacatgtggtgttgagctgtttttagatcagtttctgcccctttattccttcaattatttctccaacaagcattcccaatttcactatgacctcttcataaaaaatgtttcattatgagtgtagatcaccctggtaaaatttcagatttttattccatgtggttgggccgaaaatgctgctggaccacttacaggtccagttttccagttttgcttctgtagaaaattgggctgattgtttgaaggccttccacttctatctggatcttgcactcttcatatgaaatgttcctttgggtgtctagaatggatctggaaagtttcagctcatttgaagttcatttggtccggcggccgctccttcttccttgcttggcttggtttctcctagccggagtaggaaaatgtgtaaaattgaccttttagtacatttccatttttctccatcatttataggtaattatggacctaatgctcatttctttttgttttagtagttattttcgtaaattccatccctatatgcttacttatttcattgcatgcttttaattgattacattgaggataatgcaatatttaagtgtgggggaagggatttatatttttgtctttcattttgaatcctataaatatttttgtctttcattttgagtcctataaatatttttgagtcctatattttaaaaaaaaaaaaaaaaaaaaaaataataataaataataaaaaaaataaaataaaataaaatgcattcattcagtcttattaaattcagctttttacaaaaaaaaaaataaataaaaaaaaaaaataaaaaaaaaataataataataataataaaaaaaaaaaaaaaatgcattcattcagtcttattaaattcagctttttacaaaaaaaaaaatatatatataataataataataataaaataataataataataataataataataataataataataataatactctatactaagccatgtctgcatctctgtaggagttgagcctgagctcaagggaaatgtggcTGCCACTctcccgcataccgctcctccaaaggagtaaatggaggtacaagtctaggctgaaagactttaaacattaagcgctgcatgggaggcaacccatttcaactgtagctgtggaggagacatcaaacgcagatttgctttcttgaactcttccttctattttattttcatgaatTTTAAGTTGTTTTAGGTTTCGTTGTGTTAACTTTCTCTTCTATGCTTGATTTATGCTTTGCATGATTTATatttgtttatacattgaggacaatgcatgaaTTAAGTATGGGGGAAGGATTATTGCTTTATTGTGTTTTTAGTAGTtagtatataaaaaaaaaaaaaaaaaaaaatgaaaaatagttgATGTTGGATTGTGTTTTTATTGTGTTTTTAATTgatgttgtgatacactaaggtatattggattaaacatagtcttgaaaaagggtagctgtttcagtcccattgcacatcgagactccctgttcccgtacctaagtgttgaaattaaattaaattgtaaaaaaaaaaaaaaaaaaaaatgttggttTTAGAGTGTTTTTGtgtgtttgagtcttaggatgcctttcaactgtctgggatgattctatatctttgaaatcatgactaaaagaggatcacaacattgagatgattttaaacatggtattctttggttaattgagatatatgaaaaatgtgtgccttgtagtggatatggattgcatgaccttggtacagaatatgagcatgttaagatgagttgtgattcataaagcccatgtgagataattgaaccatgtccctttttcttggagtgaaatgaaaaatatattcttaatttcttggcgatgttttgatgatctcattattctttcatcttgattgactgcttgccatagattaagtttaatggactagagaatgctagaattcgctcttgtgcttgttgagacgtgatatcaatacatggccctgattctggaagggatagaggttctctaggaattaccaccattgccaaataagtctgtgtccctatttgtgcccgtcgtgggacccccttagataaacccctttgagcctacattaagccttttctttcatcaccctaaaaatccttaacccctgaaccttagtatagtgataatcctaccatttgttctaaaaacttagtggagctatcttttgagacatactacatgggtttggtgctaaggatgaagattgagaagaggtgaaagttcaagtgtggggatagacttgtccataaagaaaaaaaaaaaattgtgaaagccgaaaaaaaaaaatgaaaaagaaaaaaaaatgtgtacggctaaaaaaaaaaaaaaaaaaaaaaaaaaaattatggattttagtcccccatacttagtgattttggagtttgctttgaattgaaggcccactacagaaaaatttgacctttgtccatttcactagagttcaaaggaagtttagaaggaaggttgggcccaacatgaagacattagcccttttattttacctctatgggtgtggcgttttgagttggtggatttctagaagtctctctacatctgcatgagctctgctaggtttttaggatactttgacattccatacctttcatttctgaaaactttgagccttagccccattacaaccctttgagaagaccttcttgatccttaagatgggacagcctttgatgtggagatgagttacaagagttgaacctatggcttgggtccattcgtgcaagtagttgatatccttcatgagatcttttgaaaaaaaaattatattcacaaagtgcttttcgtttcttatatatgtgagctatttgactgccttaaaatatgttctctcacatataaatgagtgattataagcttttaagcattgccttgatctgagagaagaaagagtggatataccttgtgaggatatgaatcatacttgtctgaagcatgctaagctaaaccccatcaccattgttacaaccaagtcctacttgtgtatgtgtggatcatatgttttaattaactctcgaatgcttaacattgattcttggttgagtgctaatcttggtgttgtgaaagtaagagatttctgagacaatatgttaaagggcaatagaggtctttgtgatgtcaacatcttggtctttgtctttgaatttactcttttatgtgtgacatttttttctttgtgttttgctttgtgttttacgtttttggtttctttgagtctttgtgtttttgtttccatacttagtcattttttttcgttggtttctttgttttgtgtcatagtctttttggtttgttagtttttgattttgctaagggactagcaaaagctaagtgtgggggaatttgataggagcattttaaagtggtattttaatagttaattcctcacattttgcttagttaattccttaacgaatcgatttttaactcaatttctattttcttaggtacattggagtaaatgatggtgaaatNNNNNNNNNNNNNNNNNNNNNNNNNNNNNNNNNNNNNNNNNNNNNNNNNNNNNNNNNNNNNNNNNNNNNNNNNNNNNNNNNNNNNNNNNNNNNNNNNNNNNNNNNNNNNNNNNNNNNNNNNNNNNNNNNNNNNNNNNNNNNNNNNNNNNNNNNNNNNNNNNNNNNNNNNNNNNNNNNNNNNNNNNNNNNNNNNNNNNNNNatgcaatcatagtctagaaaactagctaatcaagaacacattcaatgcatgaagaacaaagaaaggatgtcaaccaaagtgcacaacctagtatgaaaaagtccatctatttgcaatcctccttaattgatttcgacttttgtccaaagcctttactacttaaatctagcaccaattacatgcatatatcctaagttggccatcaaagaacacatacatataaaagttttccataatccaaaatcaattaagcaatctcacataagcaacataaaaatcaacataaagaaatcacaatttttattcaaacatagaaattggcttaaactttgcccttaatgttattgttaactagaaacaaattcctacgaaattaaataaggaaaaagaatgaattacaccgtgagttggagatggagatggagtgcttgaaacgttgaaatcttgaatcttggaagcaagccttcaaggtggacgatggaggatatgatattcccggctccttcttcttcttcttcttcttacttgaaaacgcagaattttgcaactagagaatggagagaaaaatggaatggaaatggagagacaaagaagatgaaatggatgaaggaatttttttttttagagtgagaggagaaggtgtttatatagggaagaaaaagaagagtgaaatgataaatggaagaaaaataatgaaagtggtttgtaaaatatggaaaagatggagtaatgatgaaatgaaagcaaggcatgaaggtgtagaagtatggaagtgatgatgatctattggagcagaaaaatatatccaaggaaaaagagaaaaagcatctagctttcttcatgtgggtaggaaacttgaacatgtggtgttgagctgtttttagatcagtttctgcccctttattccttcaattatttctccaacaagcattcccaatttcactatgacctcttcataaaaaatgttccattatgagtgtagatcaccctggtaaaatttcagatttttattccatgtggttgggccgaaaatgctgctggaccacttacaggtccagttttccagttttgcttctgtagaaaattgggctgattgtttgaaggccttccacttctatctggatcttgcactcttcatatgaaatgttcctttgggtgtctagaatggatctggaaagtttcagctcatttgaagttcatttggtccggcggccgctccttcttccttgcttggcttggtttctcctagccggagtagaaaaatgtgtaaaattgaccttttagtacatttccatttttctccatcatttataggtaattatggacctaatgctcatttcatcatcatctactccaatgtacctaaaaaaatagaaattaagttaaaaatcgattcgttaaggaattaactaagcaaaatgtgaggaattaactattaaaataccacattaaaatgctgctATCAGCAACTCCAACAAGGAGGTTCtatttgggggtgctattctcattttagcacccccttgtTGTACTATTCATATAAGACTCattctcatctccaacaatgAGGTGTTATATGGGGGTgttattttcactattcttgattaaaatagtatatgattataatgtttaTGAATATTagattaaaaatatgttaatttaattaaataaggtaaaaatcttaattttaatttttatcataaaatgtaaaaattattcttatcatttaattattatttttttttaaaaaaattcataataaatatttttgtcgTGTTGTGTCGGCATGTATGACAAACGAGCGAACTATTTAGAAGATATTTTGATGTGTTGTGTCGGCATATATGACAAACAACCGAATTTGGATGTGATTTCATGAGCCACGTGTCAATCCCTAATTGGCCGTCCAAATTTCGGTTGAGTCTTTGACCGCCACGTGTACTCATATCTTATTTGATGATATCATTTCAAACCGTCCATAAATATGAGGTCATTGTCATCCTCATCTCTCACAAATTCATAAACCTTCTCATATCTGAAGCCTacaaatctccatattcttttcgttttgatttTGTCAAACCGTTTCTGCAATGAATCGTTTGACGAAATGGTTGCAGAAAGATCAAGAAGAGGCCGTCACGAGAAACCGTCGAAGAGCCATGATGATGTCTGCCGCTTCCTTGCAAATCCAAGAGCTGGAAGATGAGGATTCACAATGGGGTGGTTCCTCGGAAGGTCGTACTTATAAGGCCAGGGATCGAGAGATTATGGATCTTCGACTCAAAGCTCAATACTTCACGGATCCGTGTAGGTATGAACCAAACATATTTCGTAGGCGATATAGAATGCAACCTTGGGTCTTTGACAGGATGATGCACGACGTGGCCAACTACGACCCATATTTTGTTCAGACAAGAGATGCTACTGGGAGAGTCAGCTTGTCCACTGAACAAAAGCTTACATGCGCCATGAGGATGCTCGCGTATGGCATCACAGCTGACTTCTGTGATGATTACCTAGATATTGCGAAGTCCACTGCTATTGAGATTTTTGAGCACTTCACGAAAGCAATCTGGAATGTGTACCATGAGACTTACCTCCGCCAACCAACACCGGCAGATTTGCGACGGCTACTCGACAAAGCTGCAGAAAGGGAATTCCCGGGGATGATCGGGAGCCTTGATTGTATGCACTGGCAGTGGAAAAATTGCCCCAGCGGATGGGCAGGGCAGTATACTGGCTACAAGGGGAAGCCGACAATCATCTTGGAAGCGGTGGCCTCCTACGATACTTGGATTTGGCACGCATTCTTCGGACTTCCAGGTT harbors:
- the LOC133731210 gene encoding protein ALP1-like, coding for MNRLTKWLQKDQEEAVTRNRRRAMMMSAASLQIQELEDEDSQWGGSSEGRTYKARDREIMDLRLKAQYFTDPCRYEPNIFRRRYRMQPWVFDRMMHDVANYDPYFVQTRDATGRVSLSTEQKLTCAMRMLAYGITADFCDDYLDIAKSTAIEIFEHFTKAIWNVYHETYLRQPTPADLRRLLDKAAEREFPGMIGSLDCMHWQWKNCPSGWAGQYTGYKGKPTIILEAVASYDTWIWHAFFGLPGSLNDINVLGCSPLFNEACLGETPEVSYQVSNRHYGQTYYLVDGIYPKWGSFVQAIRNPRSPQTQHFSRMQEAYRKDVERAFGILQARWAIIRGPARGWSKENLQYIMMTCIILHNMIVEDEHDEDAAEPFDPDDIPTRPRKAEIYARPVIDTDVDLNPQQLNQLLRRFITKMI